The DNA region GGTTGGCGCGTGCGGAAGACGGTTTTTCGCAGGTTTCGGTCTGACGGTTGCGATTCGTGGCCTACTATCCCTCAAAGTCCGCCTGAAGGCGGGCTTGCTCTTTAATACGAGACTCACCGAATGACCTTGAAGACCATCGAAGGTACTTTCATCGCTCCCCAGGGCCGCTACGCTCTGGTGGTTGGCCGTTTCAACAGCTTCGTCGTGGAAAGCCTGGTTAGCGGTGCCGTTGATGCGCTGGTACGCCACGGCGTCAGCGAAAGCGACATCACCATCATCCGCGCGCCGGGTGCTTTCGAGATTCCCCTGGTTGTGCAGAAAGTCGCTCAGCGCAGCGAGTTTTCGGCGATCGTCGCGCTGGGCGCGGTGATTCGTGGCGGTACCCCGCACTTCGAATACGTGGCAGGCGAGTGCGTCAAAGGCTTGTCCCAGGTGTCCATGGAGTTCGGCATTCCAGTCGCTTTCGGTGTGTTGACGGTCGATTCTATCGAACAGGCCATCGAGCGTTCCGGCACCAAAGCCGGTAACAAGGGCGCTGAAGCTGCGCTGTCCGCCATCGAAATGGTCAGCCTGCTGTCGCAGTTGGAGGCCAAGTGATTTCCGACGATACCGACCAGTTCAACCCACGCGACGCCAAAGCGCCGGAAATCGCCAAAGGCAAGAGCGCCAAACGTCGCGAAGCACGGCAGATGGCAACTCAGGCCCTGTACCAACGGCACATGGCTGGCCACGCGCTGAACGAAATCGAAGCGCAGTTTCGTGTCGACAACGATTTCAGCAACGTCGACGGCACCTACTTCCGTGAGCTGCTGCACGGTGTGGCGACCAACCAGACCGAGATCGACGCTGCTCTGGCACCTTGCCTTGATCTGACCATCGAAGAACTCGACCCGATCGAGCTGGCGGTACTGCGCCTGTCCACCTTCGAACTGCTCAAGCGCATCGACGTGCCTTATCGCGTGGTGATCAACGAAGGCATTGAGCTGGCGAAAGTCTACGGCTCCACTGACGGCCACAAGTTCGTCAATGGTGTGCTGGACAAGCTGGCACCGCGCCTGCGTGAAGTCGAAGTGAAGGCCCACAAGCGCTGATTCGCGCCTGACCTTCATGGGAGAGTTCGAGCTGATCCGCAATTACTTCGCCACTGCGCCCTGCGCGCAGGCGGGCGAAGACGTTGCACTGGGGATCGGCGACGACTGCGCGCTGCTGGCGTTACCGCCCGGCGAGCAGTTGGCGATCTCGACCGACACCCTGGTTGCCGGGGTGCATTTTCCCGATATCTGCGACCCTTTTCTGCTCGGCCAGCGTGCCCTGGCAGTGTCTGCCAGTGATCTGGCGGCCATGGGCGCTCGCCCGATTGCCTTTACCCTTGCCTTGACCCTGCCGCACGTCGATGCCGACTGGCTGCAGGCATTCGCGCGTGGTCTGAACCAGATGGCGCAAGGCTGTGCGCTGCGCCTGATCGGCGGTGATACCACGCGTGGTCCGCTTAGCCTGACGATGACAGTGTTTGGCAGTGTGCCCACCGGGCTTGCCCTGACCCGCAGCGGCGCTCGCGAAGGCGATCTGCTGTGTGTCGGCGGCGCGCTCGGCGACGCTGCTGGAGCATTGCCACTGGTATTGAATCAGCGCAGCGCCGAGGCTTCGATTGCCCAGCCGTTGCTGGCCCGCTACTGGTCGCCACAACCGCAGTTAGCGCTGGGTCAGGCCTTGCGCGGCAGGGCTACATCGGCGCTGGATATCTCCGACGGTCTGCTCGCGGACTGCGGGCATATCGCCCGCGCTTCGGGTGTGCGTCTGTTGATCGAATGCGACAGGTTGCCGATATCGGAGCCGCTGCTGGCGCTGCTTGGTCTGCAGGCCGCCCGGCAAGCAGCGCTGAGTGGTGGTGACGATTACATTCTGGCGTTCACCTTGCCATCCGCACAGCTGCCCGGTTTGCAGGCTGCTGGCTGGCCCGTGCAGGTGATCGGACGGGCAGAGGCGGGGCAGGGCGTGGTCTTGCTCGACAGTGCCGGTAACGACATCACGCCCGATACGCGCGGCTATCAGCATTTCGGCAGCGCGGCGTGCAAGGACAGCTAAAGTCTATGCATCGAACTTTATGATCTAAATGCCCGAGAATTCGCGCTGAGCGTCCGTAAGAACCTGCTGTTACAATGCAGATCTTGCGAATTTCCAGCCTTCATACTGATCAGGAGCACCCGGTGCCCGTCGTATTTGTTGCCGCTTCCAAGCTGCCTACACCCTTTGCAGAATTTGCCATGCACGGCTTTATCGAGTCGGCAACCGGCCGTGAACATGTTGTCCTGAGTCTGGGTGACGTCGCCGATGGCGCACCGGTTCTTGGTCGTGTGCATTCCGAATGCCTGACAGGCGACGCGCTGTTCAGCCAGCGTTGCGATTGCGGCTCCCAGCTTGAAGCCGCTCTGCGCGCCATCGCCACCGAAGGGCGCGGCGTATTGCTGTATCTGCGTCAGGAAGGGCGCGGTATTGGCCTGATGAACAAGATCCGCGCCTATGAGCTACAGGACGGTGGTGCCGATACCGTCGAGGCCAATGAGCGTCTGGGCTTTGCTGCCGATCAACGTGATTACGCGATCTGCCTGCCGATGCTTCAGCATCTGGGCGTTCAGTCGCTGCGCCTGATGACCAACAACCCGCGCAAGGTCAAAGCGCTGACCGACATGGGCATCAAGGTCGCCGAGCGAGTGCCGTTGCACACCGGGCAGAACCCGCACAATCGACTTTACCTGGCAACCAAGGCCGGCAAGCTGGGACACATGATGGGCAATGAGCATCAAAGCGAGGTCGGTCCGGCGTGACGCGCAGTGAGGTCCGTCAAAAGCTGGAAATGGCATGGTGGCGCCAACTGGGGCTGACCCTGGCGCCATTGTTGGTGGTCTGTCTGTTTTTCGGCTCCAGTGAACCGCTCATTCCAGTACTGGCAATGCCGCTGTTCATCGCCGGTATCGGCTCGATGTTCGTCAGCGTGAAGCCGTTCGGGGCTTACAAGCGCGCATTGGCAGCCACTCAGGCCTCAATCGATACGCCTGAAGAGCCTGCGGCCTGGATCAAACTCGCCGCAGTCCGTCGTTTTGCCTTTCTCGCTGCCGGGCTCCCCGCCTGGATCGCCGCTGTCGCTGTGCTGTTCGGCCTGCACCCGCTACCCGTCTGCCTGCTGGCGTTTTCCAGCGTGGTGCTGCTGTACCTGTATCGGCTTCCGACAGCCTGACGCTGAGGGTGCGGGGGCACGCCCGTCGGGCAGAAGCCTGAAAGCCCTGTCTTCCGGGCTCTCCAGAACTTGTATGTAACGATGACGGCTGGGCGGTGAGGGCCGAGAGGTGTGCGGGCGTATCAGCCAATCAACACCAATCGCTCATTGATCGCTGCTTCAATCCCTTCTGCATTCAGCCCGCATTCGGCCAGCATCTGTGCGGGTTTGGCATGCTCGACATAAACGTCCGGCAAGCCCAGGTGCAGCACTGACTTGAGGATGTTGGCGCGGGCCAGAAACTCGCTGACCGCCGCACCGGCACCGCCCATCACTGCATTCTCTTCCAGGGTGACCAGCAGTTCGTGATTAGCGGCTGCTTCGCGCACCAGTGTCTCGTCCAGCGGTTTGACGAAGCGCATGTCGATAACGGTCGCATCCAGCTTCTCGGCAACCACCATGGCCTCGGTCAGTTGCACACCGAACACCAGTATCGCAATACCCTGGCCTTGTCGACGCACGACGCCCTTGCCGATTTCGACCGGGTCGAGGTCGGCATCAATCAGCGCATTCGGGCCTGTGCCACGCGGGTAGCGCACTGCCGCAGGTCCGTTGTGCCGGTAGCCGGTGCTGAGCAACTTGCGCAGCTCGTTTTCATCACTCGGTGTCATCACAACGATGCCAGGGATGCAGCGCAGGAAAGACAGATCGAAGCTGCCCGCGTGAGTCGGGCCGTCTTCGCCGACCAGGCCGGCGCGGTCGATGGCGAACAGCACGTCGAGGTTCTGCACCGCGACGTCATGCACCAATTGGTCGTAACCACGTTGCAGGAAGGTCGAGTAGATCGCGACAACCGGCTTGCTGCCTTCGCACGCCATACCCGCCGCCAGTGTCACAGCGTGCTGTTCGGCGATGGCGACGTCGAAGTAGCGCTCGGGGAAGCGCTCGCTGAACGCCACCAGATCCGAGCCTTCCTTCATGGCAGGCGTAATGCCCACCAGTCGAGCGTCGGCTTCAGCCATGTCGCAGATCCACTGGCCGAACACGCCGGAATACTTCGGCGCACTGACTTTCTTCTGAACATTGACCGGCGCATTCACTGGTTCAAGCTTGGTGATTGCGTGGTAGCCAATCGGGTCGACTTCTGCCGGAGCGAAGCCCTTGCCTTTCTTGGTCACAACGTGCAAAAACTGCGGGCCTTTCAAATCACGCATGTTGCGCAACGTGGCGATGAGCGTCGGCAGATCGTGGCCGTCGATAGGGCCAATGTAATTCCAGCCCAGCTCTTCGAAAAGCGTACCGGGGACCAGCATGCCCTTGGCGTACTCTTCGGTGCGCCGCGCGATTTCCCACGCACCCGGCAGGCGCGAGAGCACCTTCTTGCTGCCTTCACGCATGCTGGTATATGTGCGGCTGGAAAGAATCTTGGCCAGATAGTTCGACAGCCCGCCGACGTTGCGCGAGATCGACATGTCGTTGTCATTGAGAATGACCAGCATGTTGGCCGCCACTTCCGGCGCGTGGTTCAGCGCCTCGAACGCCATGCCGGCAGTCAGCGCGCCGTCGCCGATGACCGCGATGGATTTACGCTCGCTGCCTTGCAGGCGCGAGGCAATCGCCATGCCCAGCGCAGCACTGATCGACGTGCTGGAATGGCCGACGCCAAAGGTGTCGTATTCACTCTCGCTACGGCGCGGGAAAGCGGCAACACCGTCCTTCTGACGCAGCGTGGACATGCGCGCACGACGGCCGGTCAGGATTTTGTGCGGATATGCCTGGTGACCCACGTCCCACACCAGACGATCGTCTGGCGTATCGAACACGTAATGCAGGGCAATGGTCAGCTCGATGACCCCAAGGCCGGCACCGAAATGCCCGCCGGTCTGGCCAACGGAATACAGCAATTCCAGGCGCAGTTCATCGGCCAGGGTTTCCAGCTCGGCTTCACCCAGACGGCGCAGGCCTTCCGGTGTGTCAGCACGGTCGAGCAGCGGAGTAACCGGGCGCTCGCGGGGGATGTCTTTGAACGTCGTGGGCATCAGGCGAATCGTTATAAGTAAAAGAGGCGGCAGTTTACCTTATGCATCGCACGCTGCCCATGAAGTGAGTCGGCGGATAGTCCGTCTGCTCACACGCTTGGTGACTGAGACCTGATGAACCCGGGTTGATTCACCGTAATTCCGGTTCCGTTCAGGGCTTCAGTGGCGGCGTTCCACGATGTAGCGCGCCAGCTCGCGTAATGGCTCGGCCGTGGTGCCGAAGTCAGCCAGAGCGTCCAGTGCCTGATCGCGCAATTCCAGGGCATAGCCCTTGGCCGCTTCCAGCCCGATCAGCGCGGGGTAGGTCGGCTTGTCACGCGCTATATCCGCGCCTTGGCGTTTGCCAAGCGTTGCGGTATCGCTTTCGACGTCGAGAATGTCGTCCTGGACCTGAAAGGCCAGACCGATTGCGCGCGCATAAACCTGCAAGGCATCCAGCCGGGTCTGATCCGACTGCCCGCTGGCCAGCGCGCCAAGCCTGACGCTGGCTTCGATCAGCGCACCGGTCTTGTGGCGATGCATGTATTCCAGCGCGGCCTGATCCAGCTTCAGCCCTACCGAGCCCAGATCAATCGCCTGCCCGCCCACCATTCCCGCAGGGCCAGCGGCGGTAGCCAATGTGCTGACCATCTGCAAACGGGTCTCGGCATCGCGTGAAGTGAGGTGCGGGGCGAGCAGGGCGGTGAACGCCAGGCTTTGCAGGCCGTCGCCGGCGAGGATCGCGCAGGCTTCATCGAATGCCTTGTGTGTGGTGGGCTGGCCGCGACGCAGATCGTCATCGTCCATTGCTGGCAAATCGTCGTGTACCAGCGAATAGGCATGGATCAGCTCAACCGCGCAGGCCGCACCGTTGGCGTCTTCGGCCACACCACCCAACGCTTCGCAGGCCGCATAGGCGAGCAATGGACGCACGCGCTTGCCGCCGTTCATCACGCTGTAGCGCATGGCTTTATAGAGGCGCGTCAGCTCAGGGCTCGGTGCCTGAAACAGACCCTCAAGCGCAGCGTTTACGCGAACCTGGCTTTGCGCCTGATAGCTCGCGATCATTCGGGGAGTTCCGCATCGTCGAACGGCTCTTCGGTCAGCTCACCGTCGCGTTCCAGCAGTACCTGAACCTTCTGCTCGGCCTGGGTGAGGGCACTCTGGCAATCGCGGGTCAGGCGTACACCTTGCTCGAAGGCGGTCAGAGAGTCTTCCAGAGACAATTCGCCATTCTCCAGGCGCTCTACCAGCGCTTGCAGATCAGCGAGGGACTGTTCGAAATCCAGTGCAGCTTTCTTGCGGGCCATGGGGGCATTTCCGGTAGAGGTTAAACCGCGCGACACTAGCAGAGCGGCGGCCCTGGGGCAAATCAAGGCGATGGATCTGTGTCATTGCAGTGGCTGGCAGGATCAACCCGCGGCAAACCCGTTCTGCAGGTCGGCGATCAGATCTTCCGGGCTTTCGAGGCCAATCTGCAAGCGCAGCATCGGGCCTGCGCCCCGGTCGGGGCCGTGCTGTTCGATCTCGGTGACCAGGCTTTCAAAACCGCCCCAGGAATAGCCGATCCCGAACAACTTCAATGCACTGACAAAGCGATCCAGCACCTGCCGATCAGCCGTTTTGAATTCGAAGCTGAGCAGGCCGTTGCAACCATGAAAGTCGCGCTTCCAGATCGCGTGGCCCGGATCATCCGGCAACGCGGGATAAAGCACGCGAGCGACCTGAGGCTGGCCCTGTAGCCATTGTGCCACCTGCATCGCATGCCGTTCGTGCATGGCCATGCGCGCGGCCAGACTGCGTGCGCCGCGCAGCACCAGATAGGCATCATCGGGGCTGACGGTATTGCCTACGGCGGTATTCATGGTCTTGAGGGTTTGCCAGTGGTTTTCGGTGGTGCTGACGCTGCCCATCATCACATCCGAATGCCCGGCCACGTACTTGGTCAGCGCCATCAGCGAAATGTCCGCACCCAGCTCAAGAGGCTTGTACAACACCCCGGAGCCCCAGGAGTTATCCACAGCCAGCAGCAGATTTTTCGCTTTGCACAGTTGCGACAGGGCGGGCAGGTCGCACATATCAAAGGTCAGCGAGCCCGGTACTTCAGCGTAGATCATCCGTGTGTTGGCTTTGATCATGGATTCCACGTCACTGCCATCGGCGGCATAGAAGTCGAATTGAATGTCGAACGCCTTCAGCAGGGTGTTCGCCAGTCGTCGCACCGGGCCATAGACCGATTCGGTGAGCAGTACATGATCGCCGGGGCGCAAAAAAGATTGAAACATCTGCGCGACGGCGGCAAGCCCTGTCGGGTAAAGGCAGGTGCCGTGAGCGCCTTCAAGTTCGGAGACCAGATCCTGCAAGGCAAACGCCGTCGGGTTGCCATTCGCACCGTAAGTCAGCGAACGCTCCGGCCCTTTGGTGCGCATCTCGGCTTCGCGCAAGCTGTCCAGGCTGTCGAACAGCACGGTGCTGATGCGCACCACCGGCGGATTGACCGCCAGCCCCGGCCCGCTACTTGCGCTACGGCCGCGTTGCGACAGGGCAGTGTGGGCGCGAGGGTCTTTGCTGTGCGGCATGTAGGGCTCCGGAAAGTGACGGCGTTATCTGGCAAGCGTAATGCATCCGTGCGGTTGTCAGGTATTACTGATCGTCCTTCGCGATGTCCAGGGCATAGAACTCATGCAGCTTGGCTTGCAACAATTGTCGGTCCGGCAATCGGGTCTGGTATTCGGCTATCAGCGCAGGCGATAACGAACGGTTCAGCGCGTATTCGACCACCTCATCGTTTTTGCTGGCGCACAGCAGCACGCCAATGGCCGGGTTTTCATGGGGTTTGCGCTCAGTCTGGTCCAGTGCTTCCAGATAGAAGTTCAGCTTGCCCAGGTATTCTGGCTCAAAGCGTCCTACCTTGAGTTCGATGGCCACAAGGCAGTTGAGGCCACGATGGAAAAACAGCAGGTCCAGCGCGAAATCCTGGCCACCCACCTGTACCGGGTACTCGGAGCCGACAAAACAGAAGTCACGGCCCAGCTCGATCAGAAAGTCCCTCAGGCGCTGCAGCAACCCGCGATGCAGGTCCGCTTCGGCATGGCCCACAGGCAGCTCCAGAAATTCCACCATGTAGGCGTCGCGGAACACATCCAGTGCGGCCGGTCGGGTTTCCCTGAGTATGGCCGAGGCTTTGGCGGGCTGGGTGACAGTGCGCTCGAACAAGGCAGTCTTGAACTGGCGTTCCAGTTCGCGCTTTGACCACTTTTCCTGGCTCGCCATTTTTAAGTAGAACTCACGCTCTTCAGGGCGTTTGCTCTGGCTGAAAATGATCAGATTGTGGGACCAGGATAATTGTCGCACCAGTGGCGCGACTTTCTCTTCAGCGCGGTAAATTTCATAGAACTGACGCATACGAAACAGATTACTACGCGTAAAACCGCGCAGCCCCGGCTGGGTCTTGGCCAGATGCTCGGCAAGCTGGCTGACCACCGCGTCACCCCACTCGGCGTTTTCAATCTTGCGGCTGATATAAGCGCCGACTTGCCAGTAGAGTTCGATCAGACGGGTGTTGACGGCTTGTGCAGCTTGCTGCCGAGCGCCCTGAATCATTGCGAGCACTTCATCAAAGCGATCGTTGACCGGAGCTGGCGGTGCGTCAGGAGTACTCATACTGCAAGTACTCCATTGCGTGGCAACCCGGCAGGCAGAGTAAGGGTCAGGTGGATAATTCCTGGATTCACGTGAGCGCGTCCTTGAACAGTCAATGAGGGCGGCTACTTTACGTGCGGATTACTCCTGGTAGATCCAGATTTTCAGCTGGGTTTGTGACATCAGGTTTCTGTTTGCGGAGACCTTGACTTACGCCTCACTTATCCAGATCAGACGCGTCATGCCGCTCTGGGACCTGATCCGCTTCCTCGCCCCAGGTGCGATTGACCTTCTGGCCTTTTACTACTGCCGGGCGTGCTGCGATTTCTTCCGTCCAGCGGATCACGTTCGGATATTCGTGTACCGACAGAAACTCGGCCGCCGAATAAACCTTGTTCTGCACCAATGCGCCGTACCAGGGCCAGACCGCGATGTCGGCGATTGTGTAGGTGTCGCCGGCCAGATAGCGGTGTTCGGCAAGGCGACGGTCCAGCACATCCAGTTGACGCTTGGCCTCCATGGCAAAGCGATTGATGGGGTATTCGAGCTTCTCGGGCGCGTAAGCATAAAAATGCCCGAACCCGCCGCCCAGATACGGCGCAGCGCCCATCTGCCAGAACAGCCAGTTCAGCGTCTCTGTACGCCCCGCCGGATCGGCTGGCAGAAAACTGGAAAACTTTTCTGCCAGGTACAGCAAGATCGAACCGGACTCGAACACCCGCACCGGCTTCTCATGGCTGCGGTCCAGCAATGCCGGGATCTTGGAATTGGGATTGATCTCGACAAACCCGCTGGAAAACTGATCGCCCTCGGAGATGCGGATCAGCCAGGCATCGTACTCAGCACCGCTGTGCCCAAGCGCCAGCAGTTCCTCCAGCATGATCGTGACCTTCACACCGTTCGGCGTGGCCAGCGAGTAAAGCTGCAGCGGGTGCTTGCCGACGGGCAATTGCTTTTCATGCGTAGGGCCGGCCACGGGTCGGTTGGTACTGGCGAACTTGCCGCCCGATGGCGCTTCATGCTGCCAGACCTTTGGCGGGGTGTAAGGGGTATCAGTCATGGGGAGCCTCGCTTGTTCAAGGATGATCGCTGGCAGAGGTATTTTGCTGGATCAGGAGTTTGTGGAATATTCCTACAATAATCAAGGCGTTGTCCTATAGCTGTCTCTCACCAAAAAGAGGGAATATGTGGGAGCTGCGTAAAGTTACAAAGCTTTCTCTTAAAGGCTGGACAAAAGTATGTCGTCATTTTGCAGTACAGGCATCACCAAGTGGCGTGATCTGGTCATTAATCTGGTTTCCAAGGAAATAAAGATACGCTACATGGGCGCTACACTGGGTTTTGTGTGGTCGCTGGGTAATCCGCTGGTCGTTACACTCACCTACTACACTGTTTTTACTTATCTCCTGCCAAGCAGTCAGGATCGTTTCGCGCTTCATCTGGTGACAGGCATCGTTCACTGGATGCTCTTGACGCAAATAGTTTCACAAAGTGGTGAATGGCTCATCAATAATGGAAATCTCATTCGGAAACTACGTTTTCCGCGGATACTGTTGCCAATATCCGGGGCGCTGGCGATAGGCGTATTCTGGTTGGGCTGCATGGTAGTGTATATGTCACTGTTTACCCTGCTGGGCGGTGTTTTTACACGTGCCATGCTTTTTTATCCGATTGTGCTGCTGGCGTTCATGTCCCTGATCATGGGCGTGGGTCTGACGCTTAGTGTCATTCAGATAACCGTGCGGGATGCCAGACACTTTATCGACGTATTTTTACCGCTGTTGTTCTGGTTGACACCAATTGTATGGGTCAGCTCTTCGCTGCCTGACGGCATCGCCAGCATCGCGGCTTATAACCCCGTCGCCCTGTACTTCAACAGCTTCAGCAGCATTCTGCATGCCGGCGTCGTTCCGGATACCCGTGATCTTGTGCTGTGCGTGCTGCTGGGGGCCGCATCGCTTCTGATAGGGCTCGCCATGTTCAGAAAAGTGGATCGCGTGGTGGAGTACTTATGAGCAATGTCGTGATCAAGGCAGAACATCTCACCAAACAGTTCGTTCTTCGCCACAACAGAGGGGGCTTGAAGCAAAAGTTTCTGAGTCTGTTTGAGGCCCGGCACCGTGAGCGCATCGAGAATTTTACCGCTGTAAGTGATGTTTCGTTCACCTTGTGCAAAGGGGAATCACTGGCGCTCGTGGGGCACAATGGTTCAGGTAAAAGCACGTTATTGCAACTGGTTTCGCGAATTCTTATTCCTACCAGCGGGCGTTTGACAACGGTCGGTCGCGTAGCACCTCTTATCGAAATCGGTGTGGGTTTTCATCCTGAACTGACGGGTGAAGAAAATATTTACCTGAATGCCAGCCTGTTCGGATTGAATAACAAGGAAATACGTTCTCGCTTTAACGAGATCGTTGATTTCTCGGGGTTGGGAAACTTCATTGATACGCCGGTAAAAAACTATTCATCGGGCATGTACATGAGGCTTGGGTTTTCCGTGGCCGTCCATGTAGAGCCACAGACGTTACTGGCTGATGAGGTCCTTGCCGTGGGTGATGAAGAGTTCAAGCGCAAGTGCCACGAGCGCATTCGGTGTATGCAAGAGGACGGAATGGCTTTGATTCTCGTGACTCACGAAGTCAAAGAGGGCATGGAGTTTTGCCAGCGATACCTGACGCTTGAGCGAGGTCAGATGATTGAACATGGTAGTTATTAGTCGCGTCGGGTGTATAGCGTGAAGGCTGATTTTTACGCCAGGCGCCGGTTTCTAATTCATGCTTCCCTCGAGCGTTCGTTCAGCAGATTAAGCAAGCGCTCCTGGCTCATCGAGGCTTGCTTCACATAACAGGACATCAGCAGTTCCAGCGGGTGAATTCCGATTCTGGTTGCAAGCTGATCAAGTTTCTCAAGCGTCGGGCTCTTCAACCCGCGCTCGATTTCAGACAGGTATGTCCGGCCACTGACGCCGACAAAATCCTCCTGCGTGAGGCCCTTTGCTTCGCGCGCCTCCTTTAACGCTGCTCCGACTGCTTTGCTCAGATCCATTGCGCCACCACGGGGGTTAATCATGACTGGGCATAGCTTCAAGCTTGTTCAGCAACGCATACGCATCAGCCCCGAGCCCCCGACAGACATCCATGAACTCAATCACATCGAGCCTGCGCTCGGCGTTCTCGGTTTTCGAAACAAAGGACTGCGGTCGCCCGAGCTTTGCGGCCAACTCTTTTTGCGTCATGCCGGCCGCATTGCGTGCCTCCAGCAGAAGATCAAGCAGCGCCTGGTAGCGATCGTTATGAATGGTTTTCAAGGAGGTGCGCCGTCTGAGAGATCCGGCTACTTAAATAAACCTGATTTGGGATTATCCCAAAATAGGTTTCTCGTTTAAGATGCTTGCCTCAAGGATGTACGCACAGGCTCACGGAGGTCACATGAAAACCAGAAAGTCGCAGTTGCTCCGCCGTAGAAATCTCTATCTGGGCCTTTCGTATGAGCGAAGCCCATGCAGGCAATGTTTGGCCTTGCAGCGTCGACAAAATGTCGGCTCGTCTATTCCGCAAACCGAAGCCCCGACCAAACTCCAAGTCGTCAGCGCGATGTACGCCTACCTCATGACCAGTTGGGAAGAATTGCCTGAACAGAACAAGCGTGCGCTTGGTTTTGATTCAGTCGTGGGCGGCGAAGAGGAGGAGGCCGCGCTGAATCGATTGGCGGGACTTTTTATGGAGTATGCAGATGTTTCGTTGCGCAGGGCGCTGGAAGCGCGGCGGAGGAGGTTGGGGCCGGTGGGATCGACAGCCTGATGATTTTTCTGAATCAGTTAAAAGAGGAGACCAGTCATGGACAATGAAATGAAGCAGTCTCAGAAGGACTTACTGGATTTAGTACGCAGACCTTGCCGCGCATGGCCAGCCAGATCCATGAAGCGCTTTGGATTAAGCTGGGAGCATTGGTTGTGTCAGTGCACCCTGATCAGGATCAGGATCAGCAACTGCGTTGCGACCGCCCATTAAAAAACCGGGTTGTGGTTAGCTTTTTATCAGTTCATCGTAGCTTACACATAATCCAGGCGAGGACACGCGGCGTGCCGATCAAGACGGACGTTTGGACTGTCGGCATCATGCCGACCAGATTGTTGCAAAGCAAGCTCGCAACCGAGCAGTTGCTAGAAGACATGATCGTAAATGCACCTAGCATCCTATCGGATGAATGGATGCTTATAGGGAGACAAGAAAGCACTGGCATGGGCGGGCGAATCGATTTGCTAGCCATAGCACCTGACGGTGCGCTAGTGCTGATTGAACTCAAGCGTGACCGCACCGCCCGGGAAGTGGTTGCCCAAGCACTTGACTACGCAGTTTGGGTTGAAAGCCTTCGCGGTGATGAGATTGGCGCTATTTACAAGCGATTTCGACCTGGTTGTACCTTGGACGACGACTTTCGTGAGCGCTTCGGCCGCGCTTTGGACGATGAGGAGTTGAACAAAAGCCATCAGCTCATAATTGTTGCGACTGAATTGGATGCCAGCAGTGAGCGCATCGTTGCATACCTCAGTGAGCGGGATATCCCAATCAATGTTCTGTGTTTTCAGGTTTTTCAATCAGGTGGTCAGCAACTACTGAGCCGTTCTTGGTTGCTCGACCCTGTCCAGACTCAGGTCAATGCGGTGTCGGCGGGTGGGGGGCACAATGAACCTTGGAATGGCGAATTCTATTGT from Pseudomonas syringae includes:
- the ribH gene encoding 6,7-dimethyl-8-ribityllumazine synthase, encoding MTLKTIEGTFIAPQGRYALVVGRFNSFVVESLVSGAVDALVRHGVSESDITIIRAPGAFEIPLVVQKVAQRSEFSAIVALGAVIRGGTPHFEYVAGECVKGLSQVSMEFGIPVAFGVLTVDSIEQAIERSGTKAGNKGAEAALSAIEMVSLLSQLEAK
- the nusB gene encoding transcription antitermination factor NusB, with protein sequence MISDDTDQFNPRDAKAPEIAKGKSAKRREARQMATQALYQRHMAGHALNEIEAQFRVDNDFSNVDGTYFRELLHGVATNQTEIDAALAPCLDLTIEELDPIELAVLRLSTFELLKRIDVPYRVVINEGIELAKVYGSTDGHKFVNGVLDKLAPRLREVEVKAHKR
- the thiL gene encoding thiamine-phosphate kinase — translated: MGEFELIRNYFATAPCAQAGEDVALGIGDDCALLALPPGEQLAISTDTLVAGVHFPDICDPFLLGQRALAVSASDLAAMGARPIAFTLALTLPHVDADWLQAFARGLNQMAQGCALRLIGGDTTRGPLSLTMTVFGSVPTGLALTRSGAREGDLLCVGGALGDAAGALPLVLNQRSAEASIAQPLLARYWSPQPQLALGQALRGRATSALDISDGLLADCGHIARASGVRLLIECDRLPISEPLLALLGLQAARQAALSGGDDYILAFTLPSAQLPGLQAAGWPVQVIGRAEAGQGVVLLDSAGNDITPDTRGYQHFGSAACKDS
- the ribA gene encoding GTP cyclohydrolase II, encoding MPVVFVAASKLPTPFAEFAMHGFIESATGREHVVLSLGDVADGAPVLGRVHSECLTGDALFSQRCDCGSQLEAALRAIATEGRGVLLYLRQEGRGIGLMNKIRAYELQDGGADTVEANERLGFAADQRDYAICLPMLQHLGVQSLRLMTNNPRKVKALTDMGIKVAERVPLHTGQNPHNRLYLATKAGKLGHMMGNEHQSEVGPA
- the dxs gene encoding 1-deoxy-D-xylulose-5-phosphate synthase, encoding MPTTFKDIPRERPVTPLLDRADTPEGLRRLGEAELETLADELRLELLYSVGQTGGHFGAGLGVIELTIALHYVFDTPDDRLVWDVGHQAYPHKILTGRRARMSTLRQKDGVAAFPRRSESEYDTFGVGHSSTSISAALGMAIASRLQGSERKSIAVIGDGALTAGMAFEALNHAPEVAANMLVILNDNDMSISRNVGGLSNYLAKILSSRTYTSMREGSKKVLSRLPGAWEIARRTEEYAKGMLVPGTLFEELGWNYIGPIDGHDLPTLIATLRNMRDLKGPQFLHVVTKKGKGFAPAEVDPIGYHAITKLEPVNAPVNVQKKVSAPKYSGVFGQWICDMAEADARLVGITPAMKEGSDLVAFSERFPERYFDVAIAEQHAVTLAAGMACEGSKPVVAIYSTFLQRGYDQLVHDVAVQNLDVLFAIDRAGLVGEDGPTHAGSFDLSFLRCIPGIVVMTPSDENELRKLLSTGYRHNGPAAVRYPRGTGPNALIDADLDPVEIGKGVVRRQGQGIAILVFGVQLTEAMVVAEKLDATVIDMRFVKPLDETLVREAAANHELLVTLEENAVMGGAGAAVSEFLARANILKSVLHLGLPDVYVEHAKPAQMLAECGLNAEGIEAAINERLVLIG
- a CDS encoding polyprenyl synthetase family protein; the encoded protein is MIASYQAQSQVRVNAALEGLFQAPSPELTRLYKAMRYSVMNGGKRVRPLLAYAACEALGGVAEDANGAACAVELIHAYSLVHDDLPAMDDDDLRRGQPTTHKAFDEACAILAGDGLQSLAFTALLAPHLTSRDAETRLQMVSTLATAAGPAGMVGGQAIDLGSVGLKLDQAALEYMHRHKTGALIEASVRLGALASGQSDQTRLDALQVYARAIGLAFQVQDDILDVESDTATLGKRQGADIARDKPTYPALIGLEAAKGYALELRDQALDALADFGTTAEPLRELARYIVERRH
- a CDS encoding exodeoxyribonuclease VII small subunit, translating into MARKKAALDFEQSLADLQALVERLENGELSLEDSLTAFEQGVRLTRDCQSALTQAEQKVQVLLERDGELTEEPFDDAELPE